TCTTCTTAAACACGCTCAAAATATAAGACCATAAAAATAAACTATTCAACACAGAGAGTAGACATCACAACACTAAAGGGGAGATGGGTAGGGTTGATTTGGCCCAAATGAACGAAACCAGGTCAATTTGGGCTTTTTTGTTAACTTTTAGGTTTCGTTGGACGAAATAACATATCCATATGACCAGTTTTGACCTAAATGAATTGTCCATCGCCCATCTTGTCACCTCTACATATAATTATACTTACAGGAAAAGGTTTAGGCAGCTTTTGAAGCTGGTCCTGCAGAGGCCTGACATGTGTGCTATAGACATGAGCATCACCaagaacatggacaaaatcaccaggaACAAGATCTGCATTTGTAAGATCAAATCCATATTCATGCATATTAATTCAGATGAATCAACATAAACTGTAGCAAATGCATTTACAAATATACATACCACAAACATGGGCAATCATGCATGTCAAAAGGGCATATGATGCTATGTTAAACGGAACACCCAGACCCATATCTGCAGATCGCTGATACATTTGACAAGATAACTCTCCTTGATTTACATAGAACTGCATAAATTAAACAGCTATGTGTTACTTAGGGGTCGATAAGAAGCAAATTAATATGAACAAACCATTCCAACACAAACCTGTGCAAACATGTGACAAGGTGGAAGTGCCATCTGCTTGAGATCTGAAGGGTTCCATGCAGAAAGAATAATGCGACGGTCATCTGGATTATTTTTTATCTTGTCAATAACATCAAGCAATTGATCAAAGCCTTGGCCAGTGTAGTCAGCATGCATGTTAGTATACCTGTAAATACGAATGTTTATAAGTAATTATGTTCTTTATCAAATTATTGTAATTACATATTTAATGTTTTAACCTGGCACCAAAGTGTCTCCACTGAAATCCGTATACCGGTCCCAGGTCACCTTCTTCTCTATCCACCAAACCAATACTGCAGTATATtataaaaatagataaatataaAACAAAATTAGAAGATATAAAGCTCGTGCGAGTAGGCAAGTAAAAGGTGTGCAACTGTGCACTTGCCTGTCTAAGTAATTTCTGGATGCATTGCCATCCCATATATGAATGCCCTTATCTTGTAAGACCTGATAACCATAGGCGTGAGTCGCCAAGAAAGTTTCTCAAAGTTGGAAACACAAACAGAATTTATGCCGAAACATATAATGACGAAAAATGATATTTTGCATATGTCAGGTCTGGAACTCAGGTCTAAATGATTTTCAATTGGGTTTGAAGACAGAAAAGGTAAATACATGTTTGTTAGAACATTAACAAGACAAATATCACAAATGTGCAGAACTAAAGGTATTTTTTCTACTGCTTTCAAAAGATAACAGCAGCACAAAAGAAAACTGATATGTATGCTCAGGATTATCCTTGCACAAAGGATATAGCAAATATGTAAACTGGCACTTTGGTCATAATAGCATGACGTTTAGACCATCAAAATAACAATCTGATGCATAAAGTTGAACACACATAGAGATGAGTTCTTCACATGTTTCTATTAAACGATGAAAAACAACAATCCTTCAGTATTCATATAGGTCTGTGAACTTTTAACTTAAACAAGACAGGTGAAATGGGTCGAAAACTGTTATGCGAATAAGATTACCTTTGCACTTGTTGACCCACTGATAAACCACAAAAGTTCTTCCACAACTCCACGCCAAAAAACTTTCTGTAGAAACAAAATTGTTGATGTCATGGAATATAGTAAAATGGAGACAAGCATGTAACATGAGTTCTTTCATTAAAAAGACACATACCTTGGTTGTAAGAAGCGGAAAAGACTTTCGCAGATTGAAACGCATCTAGTGGCAGTAAAGAAAACAATTAAATGTATCAGAGAAATAACTTAAACCTTCATTACACAAGGATAACTTGATTTAATCTTTGCATAAAACGAGCTTGAAGTAAGTACCTGGCAGCCAAACTTAGACAAAGTACCAGTTCCAGTACGGTCACCCTTCAAAGCACCATTATAAATGATGTCATCCACTAGTTTCAAGTAAAGGTACTCCTCGTGCTTCTCAAATATCTTTTTGGGCAAGAAAGAGAACATCCTCACATCAAACGTTGTTGAGTGTGAGCTACTATCAGACAACAAGCCATTAGTCTTAATAGGTGTATCAGTTTCAGAATTCTTCACACGAACATAAGTAGTGAAACAATGGCGGACTCCTTTCTCCACTGATGGGAATGAGGAGTACCATGGCTGGAATTGTGAAGTATCGATAGCAGGGATAAAAGTGTCACAATCAAAGTCTGCTTCAATTTCAGTAATATGGATAGCATCACAGCCACTACCATTTAAGGACTCCCTGCAATAAAGCTAGTAGCTAAGTACAGACAAATTGAAAAAGAAACCTCTTGATTAGATGTAGCAAATGGGGCGAGTTGGGTAACGGTTGAAAAACAGTTTGGGTCAACATGAATTTGAGGCACGTGTAAAAATTGGTTAGGGTCAGGTTGGTTTGGCCTAAGCCACTTTTTGTTAAAAGTTGTACATGCATTATATAAATACTTTCACCAAAGAGTCAATGGCTTGGTGGTATCATCGGTATCAAGGTCACacttacaaccttgaggttgagggttcgagtcctgcttaggacatttcgtggtgtatatataataataacatattattaggggtgtgtgtgtgtgtgtgagagagagatagagagagtttGCCTttcgaaaaaataaataaatacattcaATAATACTTTGTACTTTGTATACAATTTTGTGCATTAAACAAACATTTTAGCCAACTTTAGACCCGTTTACCACATCGACCCATTTCTTTTTTATCAATtatttacccatttgacccatcacCCAAACCAACCAATTAATATGTGGGTGGGTCATAAAGGTAACTGCTGCTAGAAATAAATATACAGCATAGTTGGTACAAACCTTAGGATCTCGCCACCACCAATAAGAAACACCTTCTCGATAGATAGACAATAGGGAGAAGATGCTAATAATTCCAACGCAGAGACCAGGCTACCACAAATTAAAACATTCTCTGCAGTTGCAATGTCAAAACTACCCGAACGGGTTAGAACAACATTGAGTCGACCAGTCAAGGGACGATGCTCTAGCGGTATGCTTTCCCAAGTTTTTCTTCCCATTACGACCGCATTTTTCTTAGCTGGATCCAATGTACTCATAGTTATATCCTTAAAGAATTTAAGGTCAGAAGGCAAACTCCAAGGCAATTTCCCATTCTTGCCGATACCCATAGCACGAGTTGCAGCAACTACAACTTGATAAGTCCTCCGAGGTTCGGGAGGTGGTGTGCTGATAGTGCCATTGCATACGCCCACAAGTGTTTCACCAGCCATTAATAGATTATTAACAGCCAGGGACAGACTTAAAAGTCCAGTTTTCTGTATAAACAATAAGAGCATGACAATGAAAATTACTTAAGTTATTTACTTATTCCTCTAATTACAGATGCAGTTAACACAAAAATACACATTCCTACTGACAATTACTTTCAAGGTAGAATTATTAATTGTTGATACATTTATAATTAACATGACAAGAAATAGTATCTGTTAACAACAATAAAACATACGAATATGCCCAACCACCAAATAAATTCATTTTTCTACTattataacaatttctattatattatattattatattattatactatattatataatataattataattatgggatgattctcacacacacttttttaatcctcacacaatggagtattattagaagagtaaaaggttaaaataggtgtgtaagGATAAAAAAAGGTGTGTTAGAATCATCacccaattatatattatattatactctaATATACTCCATATTATGATGGTATATGTTCAGTGTGTAACACGCATCATTATCCAAACCAAAATCAAATAATCTACAGCCATATCAACAACATCAtcattataataacaattatactaATCATATCAAAATTAAATTGATTCTCCAATACCATTCCCTTCCAAAAacatataataatgataacaacagaCTAATATACAAAACCTAACAAAAAGTATCAACAAAATTGAACTGCATTATGTCAAAATTACTAACTACCAACACCGCGATAGTTAAATTCACAACAATCGAACTGAATAAATTAAAAAAACGAAAtggaaaaaggaaaagaagaagattaCCGATCGATGAATGAAGCGTGAAATGTAcgaaattgtgttgaaattattTGCAaacagtgtgtgtgtgtgtgtgagtttggtgtgtgtgtgtgtgagtctCAATCAGTAGTAATTGATGAGAGACGGAATTAGGAAAAAGTGTGAAAACGAGTAGCGGAAAATAAGCGGTATTTATAAAAGCATTGCGCCGGGTTAAGAGGGGGAAAAAGGGGGATTTTTGGGAGAAATGGCGGAAAACACACACGCACGAAACTAAAAAATTAATCATTTTACCAACGAAGCAGTGCTTCAGTGTTACCCGTTGCCTATGATTTCTGGGCCCGCAGTTGTTTACCCCTTACACAAAAATGGGGCGCAGGTTCGAATCACTCGGCTTGCACGCAATTGTTGGGTTTTGGGGGAGGTATTTTACAGGCATCCGGCTATTACGGAGTTGGCTTGGTGGGTTGCCGAAGGCAACACATGGTTAAGGTGTCCCTGCCGATCTACACTTTTTACACAAAAATtaatcattttatattataaaagttaaaatagacaAACTTATCCCGTCGTCCTTGAATATATACCGAAATCATAGGTGTTGTCTTCAAAGTTTTTCTTTTTTTTGCGTTCATCGTCACTGAACTTGCATTTTATAACTTGTGTCGTCCTTCTGTTAACTGTCCGTCTCTTTCCTCCGTTAACCTTCAGCAGGTGTCAAACATGTGAGGGCAATTCTGTCATTTCTCTCTTTGATAGTTCAGGGACGACCGATGTAATTTTGTCTTTTTCCCTTGaataatttaatttattttttcttatcgttttcttttttcttttcttttctctttttcttttcttttcttatcACCTTACTTTCGTAccgctaattaataattaattatttgttatgtatctttttatttaaattatgaaatCTTATGTTTTAGTAATTTTAATTAAtgtattttatgtttaataatgtgatTCCTTacaatattgtgacgacccggaaatttccgaccaaatttaaacttgatccttatatgatttcgacacgataagcaaagtctgataggttgagtctcaaaatctttaaactatttatatagattatgTTAACCtttgactagttccgacgattcacgaacaactaattgtaaattgatatggagatatatatagatatatttttattaacttgatAGGTTATTAAAACTATAGTATgaaatggttgttataaatatttatgtaaaataatatattaaGTAATGAAACTATTAgtttagacatatatatatatatatatatatatatatatatatatatatatatatatatatatatatatatatatatatatatatatatatatatatatatatgtatattgtaaaataagaaatttgtaaataatatatatacataaacttatAATATTTCTTTCCATATATATAGGCATATAGTAATATTATtgtgttatattaaaaattattatcttcAAGTATTGCATTATTATGATTGTCTTATTTTAATTTGTAACATTatcatgattaataaaactaatatttctagtaaaattattataactattattatttttattaagatacaatttattatcattaatgttgtcattattaacattatccttaacattattattaatagttattattagttccattactattatttaaacattattatgaatatataattatatttgttaattattaatattaattattatatatataaattatataaaaataaaatcaaGAATTCGTACATGTTTGTTACAAGTTACAATCAACATTGTAAACCATTTTTGTTTTTGTCTCTAAAACAGATCACAAATCGAATTGGAATCACAGAATGTAAACAAAATCCATTGTGTGTCTCaatctgttttatttatttatttatttatttatttatttatttatttcacgtCTGGTTGAAATTGTGGTCGATACCTTTGGCTATAAATCAAACCAGATACACACTAACAATAGGGAAGTCAGTCAGTTATCTATCGTATTTTCAATTAAAATTCAACACAAGTCTAGTCTGGttatttttaaaacagaaaaagataAAATACAGTTTgtagttaaaaggctagtgctctagctcggacggggatatcaagccatatggatccatatactactactcgcgcccaccagttcttataactggcagttactagttaccaaagctaaggaattttcggttcaaactcagtgtagaatttagtatgtacttgtgtccattgcgtttaaaataaattgcatgtattctcagccaaaaaatatagattgcaaaagcaattaaaaagggagcaaatgaaactcaccttagcagcatataaagtcgttcaccaaaatgtgaccgaaactcgaattaccaaataaccgtagatctcaacctagagaacatatgctggtcaataaatgtctatcaagctaggtcaggtcatagtgtatcacaatcctaatgctcgagatcgacatacaaaagttatccaaagtcgtttcaaaaagtcaattttgacaatagttcaacaaaacgagacgtaccttatataaggattcatttacttggttggtaaaaaaatccattttatcaatctcgtaaacaagttgtttaaatcttaattgcagattcaaaagcaatttcaattaacgtcaatcataattcatttgatcatatctcttaatccgttcatcgaaactattcgatatctaaatgaaaagtcattgatttttcgccagctttccaaaaacgtgcatatcatataccttttaccagtaatatatgtatttaattcgtgattcatcataaactgtttaacgacgaaatttagcatataagcatgtataaatatatatactcgagcactagacatggatacacaattaatatataaaagataaaatatgagtgcttacgtatcaatatcgagattcaatattgtaggaaagtacgtagacgcaatagagatgataaacactaggtttgattcacaaatatacccccgaacattacccataacctccttgacaataacccataattttcttagctctatcccgcttgaaaaccattttgaaagtgacacgctcatgacctcgtcgtagtattttatgtataatactaattaataataatactactaattaagattaataataataataataataataataataataataataataataataataataataataataataataataataatataatacagagtaatatTTGAATGAGTAAAGAAATGGCACCAGATCGAGTTTTTATAATATGTGACttgaaacagtaccccatgcgatcgcatgagttttcagtgcttttgccatgcgatcgcatggccgcctgatccgcttttgtttgctagttcgtcgacataaaaatactgtagcaatagtgttactgtagcaatagtggtttactgtagcaaagtcgttttcactgtagcaaaatcgTTACTATagcaaaatagtgttttaatgtagcaaagtagtttttactgtagcactgtagcaaagtcgttttcactgtagcaaatagtgttttactgtagcaaatagtgttttccgaaaacactgtagcttttcgggtactgtagcaattcaaaaatactgtagtaaattagtgttttacttgttcatcttaaacgttttagttaacttatctaaatatcaatcgaatgttactatcgtttactaaataacctgaaatcaaatatatctaattctaacagttaatattccttattattgtatgtgtccaaattacgttatttaaacaaacactttaccatttattccgaatactattaaaaatgaatgatttcccaaatcaacgtggacctcacaacagagacccgtaataatatcataatccttaagggactcaataaatatcctttcattcaatcgtttggcataatcttttaactccgtagttaaatatataaatcagataatcaaaccaataagtttaatgcacagtatcatatactccacactttgttacgttttcaaattacagtatatgtatctatttacatataatttttcgcgaatcattgagaacaatcgaagggtgattaaatagttcaaaattttgagattcaacttcatagacattgcttatcgtgtcggaaacgttaaagattaagtttaaatttggtcagaaatttccgggtcatcacaccgacgaaccccatccaaagtaccggatgctttagtacttcgatgttgttttatatcatgtccgaaggatttcccggaatgataggggatattcttatatgcatcttgttaatgtcggttaccaggtgttcaatccatatgaatgatatttttgtctctatgcatgggacgtatatttatgagaactgaaaatgaaatttttgtggtctattaaaatgatggaaatgaatgtttatgataaactaatgaactcaccaaccttttggttgaaactttaaagcatgtttattctcaggtatgaaagaaatcttccgctgtgcatttactcattttaaatatattacttggaatcattcatggcatatttcgaaagacgttgcattcgagtcattgagttcatcaagattattattaagtcaattatagttggatagtgaatattatgaaatggtatgcatgcttgtcaattttcgatgtaaagaaagtttatcttttaaaaaggaatgcaatgtttgtaaaatgtatcatatagaggtcaaatacctcgtgatgtaatcaactattttgaatcgtttgtaatcgatatggacttcgtccagattgattaggacggggcgcttcagttggtatcagagcggtggtcttagcgaaccaggtcttgcattagtgtgtctaactgatagttgattagatgcattagtgggtctggacttcgaccgtgtctgcatgtcaaaagttttgcttatcatttagtgtcgaaaattatttacttatcatccttaaagtctagacacgtcttactacctctattgcatagacagtgtatagataagttcatatcttagagtatctgttattgttacctttgcctgacagcttccgtagattcctccgtaactatgggattttagtattatatatgcatacgtaaattatgtattacagagtactaatctacatcctataatctatttcttatcgaaaatctctcatctgatcttacgagatgaatccctcaaccagttcaagtccctcagattccgatagttattccaatagttattccgacagctattctgacatggatattcacctaagctctgaaagcagtgtaagtgaaatgaatcaaccaatcagccatccccaattcatctgatgggttcgtagtcgacttaagagacgcgaagaaggcgatcctttccaccaaccgaattcacctcttgacaatgaacctgaagcgcttaccagcgaacctgttcgagacaccattttctctctcatttccagagtatctcgtcacgatcatatactatctcagattcaaaaccttattcatccgctcgttctgaccgacaatcatcccggaataatggaagaagtcaacgagcttcgcactcgagtaatcaatttggaaaacaaggtgtaaaatttaccagcttcagcaacatcaccggcaccaacagtaccatcagtaacagcaccagtaccatcaacaatccatacctcaacctctcattctgtatctcgagtataatcatcgttctacgtatcgttctacatcaattatcttcgttcttcatggcgattaagtaatctctaaatgttttagagattatgtattctagttctaacggtaaaccaaatgagtttaatatcatattaactcaatgaatccatgattacatctgaagaaaatatatatgtatatatgttttcataaagattgtaattaaaaattctttcgtaaaaagtgttaattgtgaaaatattttaacgggtaggtaatacccgaggaatattcagatttcacattaataagttacactgtacattcttcgaagctgattcaacagtcgtttactatcatacttacatccaccgatatacaaatccgttcaccacagaataaccatattcatccaatttcatattgggattttgacctatcagaatccaacaagtggcataatgaagaaaacattggacaaaataaaatttgttagaaacaaacaaattaactatgagaaatttttctaagaatctacgctaattgttcctagctaattgttcctagctaactgattacattttatttatcgcaatttaattatcgcaatttacattctcacaattttatttatcgtcatttaatttctgttatttactttacgcactttatttatcatcatttaatttctgttatttattttttacgcactttaaatatcgggacatgtatataaggttttgacatatcatatcgacgcatttatatatattatttggaataaccatagacactctatatgcagtaatgctggagttagctatacagggttgaggttgattctaaaataatatatatagtttgagttgtgatcgagtctgagacatgtacacgggtcacgatacgtattatatattaagctatcaactgtggactatcaactgtggactgctgacattggacaattaaaataaattaaaatattgattataacatatgaaactaaataattcttcaagtttgccatttgatttcgtcttaaacctcatttgtatcttgacgattacaatctgcgctcaaacctttcatgattcttgaaaacacctcaatcgagaggataattcaaccacacgttatctacagaagaaaagatcgcgtagctgtgctaattcctttaccgttattattaccgaaaataactttgcaatctctttccaaattagccaattttgtcacagcttcaacaagtcaactttgatttttcgttcgaaacaaccttattataaccttgatatatatgtgtgctcttttattgttaccggggaactttttatattccatcatattaccagcagacgtaccagcaacctcgttgctccttggcttaaatctctccgacaaatcactatatttatctattgaagtctcatcatatactcatccgcatcttgtaacaagaattgccatatcaattaccgggaatcaataaatctgtattgtgagtctcgcaatgtttctacatcaacagttatatgtatccatataacatttatctcttagaactatgatctttcattctgaaattctgaaaagcacccagtctgcgaattaatactctgaactttgaaaaagctgaatgaagtagcagaaactgtaggcaaccgtaaatgaccttagtcatcggaagtttgatgataaagaatagtatgttggaaaagctcagaaacgttggaactggaaaacggattgagctaaccatgaaggagaccaaggacaaatacaaggaccatatcctatattcaaagaatccagataattctggatccgttgaaatctttagagaatatcttgctccgaagtcatgttaaaatcttgcgaaaaatctttctccatcaactgtgatgacccgaaaatttctgaccaaatttaaacttaatctttgtatgattaacatttccgacaagataatcaaagtctgtaaaactgaatctcaaaatttttgaactacttttatatatttaaatacccttcggttgttttcgacgatttgcgaacaattatatgtaaatagatacatatatactataacttgaaaaagtaacaatgtactaattgtttgataccgtacattaaacttattggtttaaatatctatttgaatatatatgataagttgaaatatttattattaaaattaattataaataactttcaatgtgtatttaaaaactgatttatgtatatcaaataaagatatatacataatacatatatatacatatatataatttcaagttatttagtaaacgatagtaacattcatttgttaattcgattggtatttagataagtgaactaaaacatttaagatgaaccagtaaaacactaatttgctacagtattttcaaattgctacagtacccaaaatgctacagtgttttcgaaaatcactatttgctacagtgaattgctacagtgaaaattgactttgctacaataactttgctacagtaaaacactattttaaaatgtattttaacaaatagcgagatgatgatttatagaagtaaatgact
This genomic window from Rutidosis leptorrhynchoides isolate AG116_Rl617_1_P2 chromosome 2, CSIRO_AGI_Rlap_v1, whole genome shotgun sequence contains:
- the LOC139890968 gene encoding bifunctional dihydrofolate reductase-thymidylate synthase 1-like, producing the protein MAGETLVGVCNGTISTPPPEPRRTYQVVVAATRAMGIGKNGKLPWSLPSDLKFFKDITMSTLDPAKKNAVVMGRKTWESIPLEHRPLTGRLNVVLTRSGSFDIATAENVLICGSLVSALELLASSPYCLSIEKVFLIGGGEILRESLNGSGCDAIHITEIEADFDCDTFIPAIDTSQFQPWYSSFPSVEKGVRHCFTTYVRVKNSETDTPIKTNGLLSDSSSHSTTFDVRMFSFLPKKIFEKHEEYLYLKLVDDIIYNGALKGDRTGTGTLSKFGCQMRFNLRKSFPLLTTKKVFWRGVVEELLWFISGSTSAKVLQDKGIHIWDGNASRNYLDSIGLVDREEGDLGPVYGFQWRHFGARYTNMHADYTGQGFDQLLDVIDKIKNNPDDRRIILSAWNPSDLKQMALPPCHMFAQFYVNQGELSCQMYQRSADMGLGVPFNIASYALLTCMIAHVCDLVPGDFVHVLGDAHVYSTHVRPLQDQLQKLPKPFPILKINSEKKDIDAFVSEDFKLVGYDPHQKIEMKMAV